One region of Dehalococcoidia bacterium genomic DNA includes:
- a CDS encoding triple tyrosine motif-containing protein — MLIRCLKTAAFVLLSSAILICPQAGCYTQPSQPPALPTSPAPPILPSVASPRFHTVILEGPVGTINYNTVTFKWGSGLSSVEPSNFMYATFLDGLDQDYTPFLSDTSRSFSNLPNGSYKFYVKTQDINGNIDPATPSLSFIVSGVVPPQVQALPSAPGVDGGLLLIGADVSRIAVAGDGSTVYALDSTSSRLYRSTSAGVAWRDISAGLGAGAPWIDLAVAPDDPGFLAVVTAGGSQVHISTDGGATFQGTEITSHLGAGQAVRCIAISPGYGSPRRELAVGTWNGAAGGSVLINILAGFSGGWFDAGSSMPGWAPPDGGGVDVAAISYSPSYGSDGTLLLVTSSAAKTYLYAGVRDTGSNSITWNSWTGYPVVIGQAGEPLNHADIALPSDYSGSNAFSRRAFASWNKNNPGRDIYQVSDYQVYRMNAPEAIASIAYHGRISGGKLLAGAVKCQTGGCYQIQTYFTSNPTSMYPVWLPSQKAPTGSRNAIVKWSTDGIAAYAGTSGTESAFSHSLNNGATWNQ, encoded by the coding sequence ATGCTCATCAGATGTTTGAAAACAGCGGCATTTGTCCTTTTATCTTCAGCTATATTAATCTGTCCCCAGGCCGGCTGCTACACTCAGCCGTCGCAGCCACCGGCCCTGCCGACCTCACCTGCTCCTCCCATTCTCCCTTCCGTCGCCAGCCCACGCTTTCATACCGTTATCCTCGAAGGGCCTGTGGGCACCATCAACTACAACACGGTGACGTTCAAATGGGGAAGCGGTCTCTCCTCGGTGGAGCCCTCCAACTTTATGTACGCCACGTTTCTGGATGGCCTGGACCAGGACTACACACCTTTTCTATCGGATACATCGCGTTCTTTCAGCAACCTGCCCAACGGAAGCTATAAATTTTACGTAAAGACGCAGGACATCAACGGCAATATCGATCCTGCGACTCCCAGCCTGTCCTTTATCGTCTCAGGAGTTGTCCCACCTCAGGTGCAGGCCCTGCCCTCGGCGCCGGGCGTCGATGGGGGGCTGCTGTTGATCGGCGCGGACGTCAGCCGCATTGCAGTGGCCGGGGACGGATCAACCGTTTACGCGCTCGATTCCACCAGCTCGCGCCTGTACCGCTCCACCTCGGCGGGAGTCGCATGGAGAGACATATCCGCAGGTCTGGGCGCCGGCGCGCCATGGATAGACCTGGCCGTAGCGCCTGACGATCCCGGCTTTTTAGCCGTGGTCACGGCGGGCGGCAGCCAGGTCCATATCTCAACGGACGGAGGCGCCACTTTCCAGGGCACGGAGATAACCTCACACCTGGGGGCCGGCCAGGCGGTCAGATGCATAGCCATATCGCCGGGCTACGGATCACCGAGGCGCGAACTGGCTGTTGGAACCTGGAATGGGGCCGCCGGGGGAAGCGTGCTGATTAATATTCTCGCCGGTTTTTCAGGAGGGTGGTTCGATGCGGGCAGCAGCATGCCCGGCTGGGCGCCTCCCGACGGAGGTGGAGTTGACGTAGCCGCCATCAGCTATTCACCGTCCTACGGCTCCGACGGCACCCTGCTGCTGGTTACCTCCAGCGCGGCAAAAACCTATCTCTATGCCGGCGTACGTGACACCGGTTCAAACTCCATAACATGGAACTCCTGGACGGGCTATCCCGTAGTTATCGGACAGGCCGGAGAGCCGCTCAACCATGCCGATATAGCCCTGCCCTCCGACTACAGCGGCAGCAATGCATTTTCCCGCAGGGCCTTTGCCTCGTGGAATAAAAATAATCCGGGACGGGATATCTATCAGGTGTCTGATTACCAGGTCTACCGCATGAATGCTCCCGAAGCGATCGCTTCCATTGCGTATCACGGACGCATCTCGGGCGGCAAGCTGCTGGCGGGCGCCGTGAAGTGCCAGACGGGCGGCTGCTACCAGATACAGACATATTTCACGTCCAATCCAACCTCCATGTACCCGGTCTGGCTGCCCAGCCAGAAGGCGCCTACGGGATCGCGAAATGCCATTGTAAAATGGTCGACTGACGGCATCGCCGCATACGCGGGTACCAGCGGGACGGAGAGCGCTTTCTCGCACAGCCTGAATAACGGCGCGACCTGGAACCAGTAG
- a CDS encoding acetyl-CoA hydrolase/transferase C-terminal domain-containing protein — protein MRVNSQYLRKLTTPQDAVTRINSGDTIVHGSSVAEPPALLTALADRARAGELTGLRVFSSLPMQHAARTVLSPDLSDCIESNSWFVTEADRSRHKIGLSYYVPTHIHQIPRLMREHMDISVMMTTVSPMDKYGYFTFGAVNDYTGTAARACRTLIVEVNENMPRVLGDNLLHISEVDIIVENHVPLLEIKPPEPGPVDETIGRCIAEMIPDDATIALGIGGIPNAIGHCLSGHRDIGIHSGVFTSAMVDLIERGVVNGRKKNLHTRKHVFIVAQGDRRLYDFIHDNPSMEIHPASYVENPDVIAGNDNMIAVNTILELDLIGQCNAEHMAGSQFSGTGGQLDFVRGAFNSRGGKSIQAFTSTARKGTVSRIVPLLRSGTAVSIPRMDVQYLVTEFGSVNLKGKSTRERALGIIGLAHPDFRERLLRAAEDMYLL, from the coding sequence ATGCGTGTAAACAGTCAGTACCTGCGCAAACTAACCACGCCGCAGGATGCAGTTACCCGCATCAATAGCGGAGATACCATCGTCCACGGATCGAGCGTGGCAGAGCCTCCTGCACTTCTCACCGCCTTGGCCGACCGCGCCAGAGCGGGAGAACTAACTGGATTAAGAGTATTCTCCAGCCTGCCCATGCAGCATGCCGCTCGCACGGTCCTTTCTCCTGACTTATCCGACTGTATAGAATCGAACTCCTGGTTTGTGACTGAGGCCGACCGGTCACGGCATAAGATCGGCCTGAGCTACTACGTGCCGACACATATCCACCAGATACCCAGGTTGATGCGGGAGCACATGGATATCAGTGTCATGATGACCACGGTTTCGCCCATGGATAAATACGGATATTTCACCTTCGGCGCCGTAAACGATTACACCGGGACGGCCGCGCGCGCCTGCAGGACCTTGATAGTCGAGGTCAATGAGAACATGCCGCGCGTGCTGGGGGATAATCTGCTGCACATATCGGAGGTCGACATTATTGTAGAGAACCACGTGCCCCTATTGGAGATTAAACCACCGGAACCCGGACCCGTTGACGAGACAATAGGCCGCTGCATCGCTGAAATGATACCGGACGATGCAACCATAGCGCTTGGTATCGGCGGTATACCCAACGCCATAGGGCACTGCCTGTCCGGACACAGGGATATAGGCATTCACAGCGGCGTTTTTACATCCGCCATGGTCGATCTCATCGAGCGGGGCGTGGTCAACGGCAGGAAGAAAAATCTGCACACGCGCAAGCATGTTTTTATAGTGGCGCAGGGCGACAGGCGGTTGTACGACTTCATTCACGACAATCCCAGCATGGAGATCCATCCCGCCTCGTACGTCGAGAACCCGGACGTGATCGCCGGCAACGACAACATGATAGCCGTCAATACGATACTTGAGCTGGACCTGATCGGGCAGTGCAACGCAGAGCACATGGCCGGATCGCAATTCAGCGGCACAGGCGGGCAGCTCGATTTCGTCCGCGGGGCTTTCAACTCCCGCGGAGGCAAGTCGATACAGGCCTTTACCTCCACTGCGCGCAAGGGCACCGTCTCACGCATCGTGCCGCTGCTCAGGTCCGGCACGGCGGTGTCCATACCGCGCATGGACGTGCAGTACCTGGTCACCGAGTTCGGCTCGGTCAACCTCAAGGGCAAGTCTACGCGGGAACGGGCGCTGGGCATCATCGGCCTGGCGCACCCGGATTTCAGGGAGCGGTTACTGAGGGCGGCTGAAGATATGTACCTGCTGTAG
- a CDS encoding thymidylate synthase yields MKLTIIDALSLGDAWYQCLQKALTEGREYKIEQGSFEGMRRKEIELVAINISKPGIRPLSPDVPTGVPLPTTDEVIEEYMSYLMTPDRQENEEYTYGEFLSPQIDEVIRRYRKGFDTNQMCMCVGNEKSLHQADPPCLRLVDTRVQDGALHFILYFRSWDLWGGMPTNLGGLQTLKEYMAGEIGVEDGEIHAFSKGLHLYEHAWDLAKMVLRMPLE; encoded by the coding sequence ATGAAACTTACCATTATCGATGCATTGAGCCTGGGCGACGCCTGGTACCAGTGCCTGCAGAAAGCCCTGACAGAAGGCCGTGAGTACAAGATCGAGCAGGGCAGCTTCGAAGGCATGCGCCGCAAGGAGATCGAGCTCGTCGCCATAAATATCAGCAAGCCCGGCATACGTCCGCTCAGCCCGGACGTGCCGACCGGCGTTCCCCTGCCCACCACCGACGAGGTGATCGAGGAGTACATGTCCTACCTGATGACCCCGGACAGGCAGGAGAACGAGGAATACACCTATGGTGAGTTCCTGTCGCCGCAGATCGATGAGGTAATCCGCCGTTACCGCAAGGGCTTCGACACTAACCAGATGTGCATGTGCGTGGGCAATGAAAAGAGCCTTCACCAGGCCGACCCGCCCTGCCTGCGCCTGGTGGACACGCGCGTGCAGGACGGCGCCCTGCACTTCATACTCTATTTCCGGTCGTGGGACCTGTGGGGAGGCATGCCCACCAACCTGGGCGGCCTGCAGACGCTCAAGGAATATATGGCGGGCGAGATCGGTGTTGAGGACGGCGAGATACACGCCTTCAGCAAGGGGCTGCACCTCTACGAGCATGCCTGGGACCTGGCCAAAATGGTCCTGAGAATGCCGCTGGAATAG